The genomic window AGTTTGACTCAACACTTGTGGGCTTTCCATTCTCTGTGTATCTGTGCACATAGTAACACCTAGTCTGGCAGAGGTGGGCAGAAGTCTTCATGATGTCATGTTGCTAGCAGATGTCACATTGGCCTCTGCAGAAACCGTACTGTCTTGTTTCTACATTAAGTACTCGCGTGAATATACTGCCGTGTCACTTTTAATATTACCAGTTTTATACTTGGAAAATGGTACTTGCCTCTTCTaaatcttttctgtatttaacCTCCTTCTTCCCATCTCAGTGCTCCCTTCCTAACTGCAGCAATAATATCttaaaaagcaattaattaaATGTCCCAAATCTTAACTAATGTGGATGGTTGTATTCAATGATTTGGATGCAGGTGGTTGATCCAGGGGGAGGGGGTCGGGCTGGGGCAGTTCTAGAATGGGCTGCTGGTGGGACATCGCCCCCTTGTGGTGAAACGGTTGTGTGTGGCCGCTGATACTCAGGGCCGTAGCCCTGGGCGAGAGCACCTTTGCAGGTGGCTTCTCCAAGAGTGGTGGTCATACCGGTTTTAAGGAGTTCTAGAACTTAGGTCTTTAGCTCCCCAGGACCTGGGCCCTGCCTTGTGTTTTCTGTCATCTTCATCATTACTTCTGCTGATACCTTAATGATGGATTGAGCCCTCTGAGGTGGGCCCCAGCCAGCTGGGCACTGGCTTCGAGGCCCGCATTTGATTTGGGAGTTGGTGGAACCTGTCAGAATAGCTCTGCACATGTAACCACTGGACACCTTGTTCCGTTACAAATAAGAAGTGAGCAGTCTTTCCAAAGGGTTATTCGGGTCTTGGAGGCTGTCCTTCAGGTAACCCAGTTTCTCAATTCCATTTGGACTTTGTCAGAATCAAGCCAAGGAATGTTGTCTTTGCTACAGTTTTCTGCTAAATGACTTGGTTTCCTGAGCACCTAGTTGCTCTGGGTAAACCCTAGAGAATAAGAGGCCAGGATATGCTTGGTTAGGGAACCTGGCCCATCCAAGAGTTGCTGTTTGAATGCTTACTCCTGCTACTTACTCTGAACCCTTATGCCTTCCCTGTGGGTTCTTGGTAGCAACGAGCCACTTTTCACTAGACCTGGCAGTGACAGAAGTGATGATGGAGGCCGGATTTGATAGCCACCAGCTACAGCCTGGGTAAGCAAGAGTCAGCTGTTTGAAACCTTTCTTGAGTTGTGAGTcttaattgcctttttcttggCCTTGCTTTTTCATAATCTCTCCTTAACATCTTCCCATATAACTTCAGTTATTTGCATGAATTttagaacaaacatttatttcggAAAAAGTATTGCTTATAGGTCTTTGTCCCACAGAAAAGTCCTTCATATGACTGTAGTGTCCTCCAGGATGGTGTTTTCAACCCCTGACCCCTGAGTAAGCAGAGGCAGGAAGGTGACGTAACGTGTGCTCCATACTTCCATGTCTGGTGGCTTCTTCTGTCCCCTAATCCGCAGTCATCAGATCAGAGCCCACTTAGGAAAAGTTAAGTCAGAAGTGGGGCAGACGGGAGAGCATCTGAATCTCATTGGTTTTGATATTAAGCTTTGCTAAGAACTTGCTGTTGACCTAGGTATTATTATCTTTAGATCCTGCTAGTACCTCTTACCAACAGTATGCTGATTTCTCAGCCACCAACCTCTGTCTCTTTTCTGGCCCTTGTTGCAGGACCAACTCATCCAGGGTAACTGGGTTGTGACACCCTGTTCCAAGGGACTGTGGCATTTGCAAGTCAGCTTAGTATGCCGGCACCTTCAGGCTAGGGGGTCATAGGTGAGGGAGAAGGGCTTCCCCAAATCTTGCATAATGGCATCCGCAAAAGGACATCCATGTGGCATGCGCTGGGGAGAGAGGTTACTGTGCTCTGTCGCTCCCACTTCTCCCAGACACAGCACATTATGGGAATATTCTACCCTAGAGTCTCTAGGTTGGAGGACTGGTCTGTAGGAATTGGCTCCTTAGCTGCTCAGGTGGTAAAATAGCCCATCACCTCCTTAAGCTAGGATTTTTGTCCTCTCCCTTATGTAGTAAAAGCAAGTAATCCTTGAGGATTAGAAATCTCCCcatgggatggggcacctgggtggcttcattaagcgtccgactttggctcaagtcatgatctagcggttcgtgagtttgagccccgtgtcgggctctgtgctgacagctcagagcctggaacctgcttcagattctgtttctctctctctctctgtctccctccctctcccccaccgccccactcatgcttgctctcaaaaataaacattaaaaacattaaaaataaatctccccATGGGATGTAGACCAGACAGATCATACAGCCtaagactgccttttttttttttaattttagtgcaagtgtgagtgggggaggggcagagagagagagagagagagaaagagagaatcccaagcagcctcaagtcagcacagagcccgacatggggcttgatcccacaaatggtgagagcatgacctgagccaggatcaagagttggacacttaaccaactgagccacccaggcgccccacgcagACTGCCTTCCTAGTCACAGGTCCCACCACGGATAAACACAGTGTCCTACACACCTTTACTTTTATTCATGGTGCCCCTCAGCCATCTCTGCCTCAAGAATTCCATTCAGGCATAATTTAAATGAAGCCTCCAGAGTCACCCTTGTCAATCGCCTCATGTTTCCTTAGCTCATTTCTTATCCTCGCCTGTAGCACTGACTTCATTCATCCTGCCTAGTGATAGTTAACTGCTTCCTGCTTAATTCCCCTACATGACCGTGAACTCCATGCAGATAGGGTGGCTTGGTCCTACTTTTCCTCCAGTGCCTTCATTGAGTAAGTGCTCTAAATGCCTCTTGACTCCAGTTTGGACTGACCTGTGGAAAACCATGTTCCAGAGCTGAGGCCGAGTGAAACAGTAGTTTTATTTGAGGCATAAAAGCACACGTGTTTCTGTCACATATGATGGGGTTGACTTTAGGGTCCTGGCTTCTAAGTTAAGACTGTGCATCTTAGACACAGCTTCTTGGGAAATGAATCAGAAAAGGAGCAAGACACAGCCTGGCAAGAAGACCATTACTGTTGTTGGGAAGTCCTACAGAAGGGGAAGATCGTACTCGATTAGCATATGTGTGCCAGAGCGCTGGGGATAAAGAGTGGTCGGCAGTGAGGCTGGCACCTCCTCTTACCACAGCAAGGACTCTCCCCTAAACGGAGGCAGCGGAGTCCACTTGGCAATTCTGGCTGTAGAACATCTCAgggctccccagctccctccctggaTTCCCAAATCAGTCCCTCCACTTCCCCCAAAGACTTCCACGAGGAAGGGCAGGGCCTATGTCATGGACACTGCTACTTGTTCGATGAAGCTGGCCAGGTTTATGTCCCGTTCTGAAAGGCCTGCACACTCATGGGTGCTCAGGGTGATGTGGACCTGAAACAAAACCAGTGATTAGGGCCCAGCTCATCCGCTGCCTTTGccaagagcaggagagggtcacGGCTACGGGGCTCAGCCACACCAAGGATTCTAGAACAGCGGCCAGGCACTACAAACTCTCCAGGGGGCTGCCTTGCCTGCCTGAGAGTCTCTAGCAACAGTGTAAACCCGCCACTCGCACAAGGAGGGCATTGAATGACAGCGTTTGTTCGTCAGGCAGGCCGATCTGTTTGCTGTGCGTGGGTATTCTTAGCTCCAGTTACTACTTTTTCATTCCTCCACACCTCCGAGGAGGATTGAAGTCATTTGGAGCTATTAGCAATGAATACGCCCAGTTCCCACAGTCTTGCCTTTTGTGGGTCTTGCCGCCTTAATGTCTCCTTCCTCTCTACCTCAACCGCAAGTTCTCTCACGAGTGTTTTAATTTGCACCTTCTTTAATTTGTAGTGACACTGACTGTTTTGCAGGGGTGTTCACGTTGATTCCAGGAACGAGCTGAAAGGACCAGGAGGAGTGGACAGGCAGCCCCTGGGTGGTGAGGCCCCTAGGGAAGCCCAGGGAAGGGCCTTCAGAACAGGCTGGGCTGGACCCAGCAGGCAGGCATCGCTCACCTTGTTGTACACGTTAAACCATTCGGGGTGGTGGTCCAGTTTCTCCGCCTGTAGGGCCACCCTCGTCATGAAGCCAAAAGCCTATGTAGTGAAGTGAGACCCGAGTTAGTgctctgagagacagagggctTCTAGGCCCCTTTTCGAGCTGGGGCGAGACCTAGGTGCAGGATGGACCCGCTCCCCACAAGGAGACCCGTCCAGCTTTAGTCACCCCCCTGGCACCCTGCGGCTGGTTCTGCGCCGGCGTTTGAGGCGGTCCTTCCGAAGTGGGAAGAAAGTCTGGTTCCTAGGGCCCCTACCTAACTAGGTGGAAACACCACAGAGACATTGAGTCCTGGCCAGTCTTTTGGTTATCTGCTGAGATGTCTTGTTTCCTACTTGACCCATTTCCTCGAAGGATTGTTTCTAAAAGTTCCAGGTATGGAGGGCCCATCTCCCCACTCTCCAGTCCCCAAGGATGACACTCCCAAGTCATCCGGACCAGGGTAGTGTCTGAGGGTCTCGGGTAGGAGGGCTTTAAGGGAGAGAACAAGTCCTGGAATGGGACCCCATCGCCCCAGTCTCAGACGCTCTGTCCCACCCGGTGCCATACCCGATTGAAGTCTTTGAAATGGAACTGCTTGAAGATGGCATCGCGGCCTTCCAGCTCATTCCACCCCACGGCCCTCAGGTTTGGCAGCAGCTGGTCCCTCTCCTCGGCACTTAGCCTGTGTGCTTTGCCAGCCTAGGAGAGAAAATCAACAGAGGCCCAAGGGCATTTCTTTCTGCGATCCAGGAGAGTGCCCCATCCCTGGGGAAATAAATGTAGCCAGCCTGGGAGGGCTGTTCTAAAGCAATTGACAGGGAGGTGTTGAGGGTGGCGCCCTGCCCTGGAGGTGGGGCCCTGGCTCAGGCACTAATCGTTTCTTAGATTTGGACACTTCTCTCTAAGAACAGAAGATCCTGAGGTGTGATGCAAGTCCCTGGGGTTGAGCAATagtccccctcaccccaccccaaagCCTGCcagattcccccctcccccgccccgccccgcacaCACACCAAATAGGTCTCTTAAGTTAATGAGACAGATCAAGCCCAGATTCGAATGTACACCACCTTTCAGAAAAAGAGTACCCAGGATTCTCCAAACTTTTTCTGTTCTGGGCTTCATCCAGTTCACCCTATGCCAGTGCTGTTGTTActcaaggaaactgaggcctagaaaggCAAAATGACCACTGTGCTCCTCCCCCTACTTTCCCCTCAGTCCAAGAGAACACAGGCATTGTACTCAAAGGGGTTCTGAGTCTGCCtcctggggctgggcagaggagcCAACACCTAAAACACCTTCCAGATGACTCTTGGCCACAGCACAGTTGACATCCACTGGCCCTACCTCCCAGTGGGTATTCATCATGGTCCCATGTAGCCTCTGAGTACCGGCTGCCGGGCCTAGGGGTTTCAGACTCCCACCTTCTTTTCTATTCTGTCAGCTTGGGGAGCCCGAGCCAACAGAGCTCAGTCCCAAAGTGGAAGTAACTTGGCCAAGGGCGACTGGCAAACCTTGGGCCTCATCCTGTTTACCTACTGTGCAAAGTGCCCTCAAGGCAGCCCAAACTGGCACAGCCATGGGTGGAACcct from Acinonyx jubatus isolate Ajub_Pintada_27869175 chromosome D2, VMU_Ajub_asm_v1.0, whole genome shotgun sequence includes these protein-coding regions:
- the PCBD1 gene encoding pterin-4-alpha-carbinolamine dehydratase, which gives rise to MAGKAHRLSAEERDQLLPNLRAVGWNELEGRDAIFKQFHFKDFNRAFGFMTRVALQAEKLDHHPEWFNVYNKVHITLSTHECAGLSERDINLASFIEQVAVSMT